From Callithrix jacchus isolate 240 chromosome 15, calJac240_pri, whole genome shotgun sequence, one genomic window encodes:
- the USP19 gene encoding ubiquitin carboxyl-terminal hydrolase 19 isoform X41, whose product MSGGASATGPRRGPPGLEDASSKKKQKDRANQESKDGDPRKETGSRYVTQAGLELLASGDPSASASCAAGITGSHHRTRLFFPSSSGSASTPREEQTKAELLLDWRQSAEEVIVKLRVGVGPLQLEDIDAAFTDTDCVVRFSGGQQWGGVFYAEIKGSCAKVQTRKGSLLHLTLPKKVPMLTWPSLLVEADEQHCIPPLNPQTCLLGSEENLALSVGEKAVSPGNDPVSPAMVRSRNPVKDDCVKEEMTVAADAATLVDGKEPESMVNLAFVKNDSYEKGPDSVVVHVYVKEICRDTSRVLFREQDFTLIFQTRDGNFLRLHPGCGPHTIFRWQVKLRNLIEPEQCTFCFTASRIDICLRKRQSQRWGGLEAPAARVGGAKVAVPTGPTPLDSTPPGGAPHSLTGQEEARAVEKDKSKARSEDTGLDSVAARTPMEHVTPKPETHLASPKPTCMVPPMPHSPVSGDSVEEEEEEEKKVCLPGFTGLVNLGNTCFMNSVIQSLSNTRELRDFFHDRSFEAEINYNNPLGTGGRLAIGFAVLLRALWKGTHHAFQPSKLKAIVASKASQFTGYAQHDAQEFMAFLLDGLHEDLNRIQNKPYTETVDSDGRPDEVVAEEAWQRHKMRNDSFIVDLFQGQYKSKLVCPVCAKVSITFDPFLYLPVPLPQKQKVLPVFYFAREPHSKPVKFLVSISKENSTASEVLDSLSQSVHVKPENLRLAEVIKNRFQRVFLPSHSLDTVSPSDMLLCFELLSPELAKERVVVLEVQQRPQVPSVPISKCAACQRKQQSEDEKLKRCTRCYRVGYCNQLCQKTHWPDHKGLCRPENIGYPFLVSVPASRLTYARLAQLLEGYARYSVSVFQPPFQPGRMALESQSPGCTTLLSTGSLEAGDSERDPIQPPELQLVTPVADGDTGPLRVWTAPDRGPVPSTSGISSDMLASGPIEVGSLPASERVSRPEAAVPGYQHPSEALNAHTPQFFIYKIDSSNREQRLEDKGDTPLELGDDCSLALVWRNNERLQEFVLVASKELECAEDPGSAGEAARAGHFTLDQCLNLFTRPEVLAPEEAWYCPQCKQHREASKQLLLWRLPNVLIVQLKRFSFRSFIWRDKINDLVEFPVRNLDLSKFCIGQKEEQLPNYDLYAVINHYGGMIGGHYTACARLPNDRSSQRSDVGWRLFDDSTVTTVDESQVVTRYAYVLFYRRRNSPVERPPRAGHSEHHPDLGPAAEAAASQASRIWQELEAEEEPVPEGPGPMGPWGPQDWVGPPPRGPTTPDEGCLRYFVLGTVAALVALVLNVFYPLVSQSRWR is encoded by the exons ATGTCTGGAGGGGCCAGTGCAACAGGCCCAAGGAGAGGGCCCCCAGGACTGGAGGATGCCAGTAGTAAGAAGAAGCAGAAGGATCGAGCAAACCAGGAGAGCAAGGATGGAGATCCTAGGAAAG agacagggtctcgatatgttacccaggctggtcttgaactcctggcctcaggtgatccttctgcctcagcctcctgtgcagctgggattacaggatcacACCACCGTACCCGGCTGTTCTTTCCTTCGTCGTCAGGGTCAGCATCCACTCCTCGAGAGGAGCAGACCAAAGCAG AGTTGTTGCTCGATTGGAGGCAGAGTGCAGAAGAGGTAATTGTCAAGCTTCGTGTGGGAGTAGGTCCCCTTCAGCTGGAGGACATAGATGCGGCTTTCACAGATACAGACTGTGTGGTGCGGTTTTCAG gtggTCAGCAGTGGGGTGGTGTCTTCTATGCTGAGATAAAAGGATCTTGTGCTAAAGTGCAAACCCGCAAGGGGAGTCTCCTGCACCTGACACTGCCCAAGAAGGTGCCTATGCTCACGTGGCCCTCTCTCCTG GTTGAGGCTGATGAACAGCATTGCATACCACCACTGAACCCCCAaacctgcctcctgggctcagaggagAATTTAGCCCTTTCAGTAGGAGAGAAAGCAGTGTCTCCCGGGAATGACCCAGTGTCTCCAGCCATGGTCCGGAGCAGAAATCCTGTGAAAGATGACTGTGTCAAGGAGGAGATGACAGTGGCAGCAGATGCTGCAACCTTGGTGGATGGTAAAG AACCTGAGTCGATGGTGAACCTGGCATTTGTCAAGAATGACTCGTATGAGAAAGGCCCGGATTCAGTGGTGGTGCACGTGTACGTGAAGGAGATCTGCAGGGATACCTCAAGAGTACTCTTCCGTGAGCAGGACTTCACACTCATCTTCCAGACCAG GGATGGAAACTTCTTGAGGCTGCACCCGGGTTGTGGGCCCCACACCATCTTCCGTTGGCAGGTGAAGCTCAG GAATCTGATTGAGCCAGAGCAGTGCACCTTCTGTTTCACGGCTTCTCGCATCGACATCTGCCTTCGTAAGAGGCAGAGTCAGCGCTGGGGGGGCCTGGAGGCCCCAGCTGCACGAG TGGGTGGTGCAAAGGTTGCCGTGCCGACAGGTCCAACCCCTCTGGATTCAACCCCACCAGGAGGTgctccccactccctgacaggccagGAGGAGGCCCGGGCTGTGGAGAAGGATAAATCCAAGGCAAGATCTGAGGACACGGGGCTAGACAGTGTGGCAGCCCGCACACCCATGGAGCATGTAACCCCAAAGCCAGAGACACACCTGGCCTCG CCCAAGCCCACATGTATGGTGCCTCCCATGCCCCACAGCCCAGTGAGTGGAGAcagtgtggaggaggaggaagaagaagagaagaaggtgTGTCTGCCAGGCTTCACTGGCCTTGTCAATTTAGGCAACACCTGCTTCATGAACAGCGTCATTCAGTCTCTGTCCAACACTCGGGAACTCCGGGACTTCTTCCATG ACCGCTCCTTTGAGGCTGAGATCAACTACAACAACCCACTAGGGACTGGTGGGCGTCTGGCCATTGGCTTTGCTGTGCTGCTTCGGGCGCTGTGGAAGGGCACCCACCATGCCTTCCAGCCTTCCAAGTTGAAG GCCATTGTGGCGAGTAAGGCCAGCCAGTTCACAGGCTATGCGCAGCATGACGCCCAAGAGTTCATGGCTTTCCTGCTGGATGGGCTGCACGAGGACCTGAATCGGATTCAGAACAAGCCCTACACAGAGACTGTGGACTCAGATGGGCGGCCTGATGAG GTGGTAGCCGAGGAAGCATGGCAGCGGCACAAGATGAGGAATGACTCTTTCATCGTGGACCTATTTCAGGGCCAGTACAAGTCTAAGCTGGTGTGCCCTGTGTGTGCCAAG GTCTCCATCACTTTTGACCCATTTCTTTATCTGCCGGTGCCCTTGCCACAAAAGCAAAAGGTTCTCCCCGTCTTTTATTTTGCCCGAGAGCCCCACAGCAAGCCCGTCAAG TTCCTGGTGAGCATCAGCAAGGAGAACTCCACTGCGAGTGAAGTATTGGACTCCCTCTCTCAGAGCGTTCATGTGAAGCCTGAGAACCTGCGTTTGGCAGAG GTAATTAAGAATCGTTTCCAACGTGTGTTCCTGCCCTCCCACTCACTGGACACTGTGTCCCCATCTGATATGCTCCTCTGCTTTGAGCTGCTATCCCCAGAGTTGGCTAAGGAGCGGGTAGTGGTGCTAGAGGTGCAACAG CGCCCTCAGGTGCCCAGCGTCCCCATCTCCAAGTGTGCAGCCTGCCAGCGGAAGCAACAGTCGGAGGATGAAAAACTGAAGCGCTGTACCCGGTGCTATCGTGTGGGCTACTGCAACCA gCTCTGCCAGAAAACCCACTGGCCTGACCACAAGGGCCTCTGCCGACCTGAGAACATTGGGTACCCCTTCCTGGTCAGTGTACCCGCCTCACGCCTCACTTATGCACGCCTCGCTCAGCTGCTAGAGGGCTACGCCCG GTACTCTGTGAGTGTATTCCAGCCACCCTTTCAACCTGGCCGCATGGCCTTGGAGTCTCAGAGCCCTGGCTGCACCACACTGCTCTCCACTGGCTCCCTGGAGGCTGGGGACAGTGAGAGGGACCCCATTCAGCCACCTGAGCTCCAGCTGGTGACCCCTGTGGCTGATGGGGACACAGGGCCTCTCCGGGTATGGACAGCCCCTGACCGGGGTCCTGTGCCCAGCACCAGTGGAATTTCTTCTGACATGCTGGCCAGTGGGCCCATTGAGGTTGGCTCCTTGCCTGCTAGCGAGAGGGTGTCCCGACCTGAAG CCGCTGTGCCCGGGTACCAGCACCCAAGTGAAGCTTTGAATGCCCACACACCCCagttcttcatctataaaattgacTCATCCAACCGAGAGCAGCGGCTAGAGGATAAAG GAGACACCCCACTGGAGCTGGGTGATGATTGTAGCCTGGCTCTTGTCTGGCGGAACAATGAGCGATTGCAGGAGTTTGTGTTGGTAGCCTCTAAAGAGCTGGAATGTGCTGAGGATCCAGGCTCTGCTGGTGAGGCTGCCCGGGCTGGCCACTTCACCCTGGACCAGTGCCTCAACCTCTTCACACGGCCTGAGGTGCTGGCACCCGAGGAGGCCTG GTACTGCCCACAGTGCAAACAGCACCGTGAGGCCTCCAAGCAGCTGTTGCTATGGCGCCTGCCAAATGTTCTCATCGTGCAGCTCAAGCGCTTCTCCTTTCGTAGTTTTATCTGGCGTGACAAGATCAATGACTTGGTGGAGTTCCCTGTTCG GAATCTGGACCTGAGCAAGTTCTGCATTGGCCAGAAAGAGGAGCAGCTGCCCAACTACGATCTGTATGCTGTCATTAACCACTATGGAGGCATGATCGGTGGCCACTACACTGCCTGTGCACGCCTGCCCAATGATCGTAGCAGTCAGCGCAGTGACGTGG GCTGGCGCTTGTTTGATGACAGCACGGTGACAACGGTAGACGAGAGCCAGGTCGTGACACGTTATGCCTATGTACTCTTCTATCGCCGGCGGAACTCTCCTGTGGAGAGGCCCCCCAGGGCAGGTCACTCTGAGCACCACCCAGACCTAGGCCCTGCAGCCGAGGCTGCTGCCAGCCAG GCTTCCCGGATTtggcaggagctggaggctgaggaggagccGGTGCCTGAGGGGCCTGGGCCCATGGGTCCCTGGGGGCCCCAAGACTGGGTGGGCCCCCCACCACGTGGCCCTACCACACCAGATGAGGGCTGCCTCCGGTACTTTGTCCTGGGCACCGTGGCAGCTTTGGTGGCCCTCGTGCTCAACGTGTTCTATCCTCTGGTATCCCAGAGTCGCTGGAGATGA
- the USP19 gene encoding ubiquitin carboxyl-terminal hydrolase 19 isoform X22, which produces MSGGASATGPRRGPPGLEDASSKKKQKDRANQESKDGDPRKETGSRYVTQAGLELLASGDPSASASCAAGITGSHHRTRLFFPSSSGSASTPREEQTKAELLLDWRQSAEEVIVKLRVGVGPLQLEDIDAAFTDTDCVVRFSGGQQWGGVFYAEIKGSCAKVQTRKGSLLHLTLPKKVPMLTWPSLLKKPLGTQELVPGLQCQENGKELSPIALEPGPEPHRAKQEARNQKRAQGRGEVEADEQHCIPPLNPQTCLLGSEENLALSVGEKAVSPGNDPVSPAMVRSRNPVKDDCVKEEMTVAADAATLVDEPESMVNLAFVKNDSYEKGPDSVVVHVYVKEICRDTSRVLFREQDFTLIFQTRDGNFLRLHPGCGPHTIFRWQVKLRNLIEPEQCTFCFTASRIDICLRKRQSQRWGGLEAPAARGAVGGAKVAVPTGPTPLDSTPPGGAPHSLTGQEEARAVEKDKSKARSEDTGLDSVAARTPMEHVTPKPETHLASPKPTCMVPPMPHSPVSGDSVEEEEEEEKKVCLPGFTGLVNLGNTCFMNSVIQSLSNTRELRDFFHDRSFEAEINYNNPLGTGGRLAIGFAVLLRALWKGTHHAFQPSKLKAIVASKASQFTGYAQHDAQEFMAFLLDGLHEDLNRIQNKPYTETVDSDGRPDEVVAEEAWQRHKMRNDSFIVDLFQGQYKSKLVCPVCAKVSITFDPFLYLPVPLPQKQKVLPVFYFAREPHSKPVKFLVSISKENSTASEVLDSLSQSVHVKPENLRLAEVIKNRFQRVFLPSHSLDTVSPSDMLLCFELLSPELAKERVVVLEVQQRPQVPSVPISKCAACQRKQQSEDEKLKRCTRCYRVGYCNQLCQKTHWPDHKGLCRPENIGYPFLVSVPASRLTYARLAQLLEGYARYSVSVFQPPFQPGRMALESQSPGCTTLLSTGSLEAGDSERDPIQPPELQLVTPVADGDTGPLRVWTAPDRGPVPSTSGISSDMLASGPIEVGSLPASERVSRPEAAVPGYQHPSEALNAHTPQFFIYKIDSSNREQRLEDKGDTPLELGDDCSLALVWRNNERLQEFVLVASKELECAEDPGSAGEAARAGHFTLDQCLNLFTRPEVLAPEEAWYCPQCKQHREASKQLLLWRLPNVLIVQLKRFSFRSFIWRDKINDLVEFPVRNLDLSKFCIGQKEEQLPNYDLYAVINHYGGMIGGHYTACARLPNDRSSQRSDVGWRLFDDSTVTTVDESQVVTRYAYVLFYRRRNSPVERPPRAGHSEHHPDLGPAAEAAASQASRIWQELEAEEEPVPEGPGPMGPWGPQDWVGPPPRGPTTPDEGCLRYFVLGTVAALVALVLNVFYPLVSQSRWR; this is translated from the exons ATGTCTGGAGGGGCCAGTGCAACAGGCCCAAGGAGAGGGCCCCCAGGACTGGAGGATGCCAGTAGTAAGAAGAAGCAGAAGGATCGAGCAAACCAGGAGAGCAAGGATGGAGATCCTAGGAAAG agacagggtctcgatatgttacccaggctggtcttgaactcctggcctcaggtgatccttctgcctcagcctcctgtgcagctgggattacaggatcacACCACCGTACCCGGCTGTTCTTTCCTTCGTCGTCAGGGTCAGCATCCACTCCTCGAGAGGAGCAGACCAAAGCAG AGTTGTTGCTCGATTGGAGGCAGAGTGCAGAAGAGGTAATTGTCAAGCTTCGTGTGGGAGTAGGTCCCCTTCAGCTGGAGGACATAGATGCGGCTTTCACAGATACAGACTGTGTGGTGCGGTTTTCAG gtggTCAGCAGTGGGGTGGTGTCTTCTATGCTGAGATAAAAGGATCTTGTGCTAAAGTGCAAACCCGCAAGGGGAGTCTCCTGCACCTGACACTGCCCAAGAAGGTGCCTATGCTCACGTGGCCCTCTCTCCTG AAGAAACCTCTAGGGACCCAGGAGCTGGTGCCGGGGCTGCAGTGCCAGGAGAATGGGAAGGAACTCTCTCCCATTGCCCTAGAGCCAGGCCCTGAGCCCCACCGGGCTAAGCAGGAGGCCCGGAACCAGAAGCGGGCCCAGGGCCGTGGTGAG GTTGAGGCTGATGAACAGCATTGCATACCACCACTGAACCCCCAaacctgcctcctgggctcagaggagAATTTAGCCCTTTCAGTAGGAGAGAAAGCAGTGTCTCCCGGGAATGACCCAGTGTCTCCAGCCATGGTCCGGAGCAGAAATCCTGTGAAAGATGACTGTGTCAAGGAGGAGATGACAGTGGCAGCAGATGCTGCAACCTTGGTGGATG AACCTGAGTCGATGGTGAACCTGGCATTTGTCAAGAATGACTCGTATGAGAAAGGCCCGGATTCAGTGGTGGTGCACGTGTACGTGAAGGAGATCTGCAGGGATACCTCAAGAGTACTCTTCCGTGAGCAGGACTTCACACTCATCTTCCAGACCAG GGATGGAAACTTCTTGAGGCTGCACCCGGGTTGTGGGCCCCACACCATCTTCCGTTGGCAGGTGAAGCTCAG GAATCTGATTGAGCCAGAGCAGTGCACCTTCTGTTTCACGGCTTCTCGCATCGACATCTGCCTTCGTAAGAGGCAGAGTCAGCGCTGGGGGGGCCTGGAGGCCCCAGCTGCACGAG GTGCAGTGGGTGGTGCAAAGGTTGCCGTGCCGACAGGTCCAACCCCTCTGGATTCAACCCCACCAGGAGGTgctccccactccctgacaggccagGAGGAGGCCCGGGCTGTGGAGAAGGATAAATCCAAGGCAAGATCTGAGGACACGGGGCTAGACAGTGTGGCAGCCCGCACACCCATGGAGCATGTAACCCCAAAGCCAGAGACACACCTGGCCTCG CCCAAGCCCACATGTATGGTGCCTCCCATGCCCCACAGCCCAGTGAGTGGAGAcagtgtggaggaggaggaagaagaagagaagaaggtgTGTCTGCCAGGCTTCACTGGCCTTGTCAATTTAGGCAACACCTGCTTCATGAACAGCGTCATTCAGTCTCTGTCCAACACTCGGGAACTCCGGGACTTCTTCCATG ACCGCTCCTTTGAGGCTGAGATCAACTACAACAACCCACTAGGGACTGGTGGGCGTCTGGCCATTGGCTTTGCTGTGCTGCTTCGGGCGCTGTGGAAGGGCACCCACCATGCCTTCCAGCCTTCCAAGTTGAAG GCCATTGTGGCGAGTAAGGCCAGCCAGTTCACAGGCTATGCGCAGCATGACGCCCAAGAGTTCATGGCTTTCCTGCTGGATGGGCTGCACGAGGACCTGAATCGGATTCAGAACAAGCCCTACACAGAGACTGTGGACTCAGATGGGCGGCCTGATGAG GTGGTAGCCGAGGAAGCATGGCAGCGGCACAAGATGAGGAATGACTCTTTCATCGTGGACCTATTTCAGGGCCAGTACAAGTCTAAGCTGGTGTGCCCTGTGTGTGCCAAG GTCTCCATCACTTTTGACCCATTTCTTTATCTGCCGGTGCCCTTGCCACAAAAGCAAAAGGTTCTCCCCGTCTTTTATTTTGCCCGAGAGCCCCACAGCAAGCCCGTCAAG TTCCTGGTGAGCATCAGCAAGGAGAACTCCACTGCGAGTGAAGTATTGGACTCCCTCTCTCAGAGCGTTCATGTGAAGCCTGAGAACCTGCGTTTGGCAGAG GTAATTAAGAATCGTTTCCAACGTGTGTTCCTGCCCTCCCACTCACTGGACACTGTGTCCCCATCTGATATGCTCCTCTGCTTTGAGCTGCTATCCCCAGAGTTGGCTAAGGAGCGGGTAGTGGTGCTAGAGGTGCAACAG CGCCCTCAGGTGCCCAGCGTCCCCATCTCCAAGTGTGCAGCCTGCCAGCGGAAGCAACAGTCGGAGGATGAAAAACTGAAGCGCTGTACCCGGTGCTATCGTGTGGGCTACTGCAACCA gCTCTGCCAGAAAACCCACTGGCCTGACCACAAGGGCCTCTGCCGACCTGAGAACATTGGGTACCCCTTCCTGGTCAGTGTACCCGCCTCACGCCTCACTTATGCACGCCTCGCTCAGCTGCTAGAGGGCTACGCCCG GTACTCTGTGAGTGTATTCCAGCCACCCTTTCAACCTGGCCGCATGGCCTTGGAGTCTCAGAGCCCTGGCTGCACCACACTGCTCTCCACTGGCTCCCTGGAGGCTGGGGACAGTGAGAGGGACCCCATTCAGCCACCTGAGCTCCAGCTGGTGACCCCTGTGGCTGATGGGGACACAGGGCCTCTCCGGGTATGGACAGCCCCTGACCGGGGTCCTGTGCCCAGCACCAGTGGAATTTCTTCTGACATGCTGGCCAGTGGGCCCATTGAGGTTGGCTCCTTGCCTGCTAGCGAGAGGGTGTCCCGACCTGAAG CCGCTGTGCCCGGGTACCAGCACCCAAGTGAAGCTTTGAATGCCCACACACCCCagttcttcatctataaaattgacTCATCCAACCGAGAGCAGCGGCTAGAGGATAAAG GAGACACCCCACTGGAGCTGGGTGATGATTGTAGCCTGGCTCTTGTCTGGCGGAACAATGAGCGATTGCAGGAGTTTGTGTTGGTAGCCTCTAAAGAGCTGGAATGTGCTGAGGATCCAGGCTCTGCTGGTGAGGCTGCCCGGGCTGGCCACTTCACCCTGGACCAGTGCCTCAACCTCTTCACACGGCCTGAGGTGCTGGCACCCGAGGAGGCCTG GTACTGCCCACAGTGCAAACAGCACCGTGAGGCCTCCAAGCAGCTGTTGCTATGGCGCCTGCCAAATGTTCTCATCGTGCAGCTCAAGCGCTTCTCCTTTCGTAGTTTTATCTGGCGTGACAAGATCAATGACTTGGTGGAGTTCCCTGTTCG GAATCTGGACCTGAGCAAGTTCTGCATTGGCCAGAAAGAGGAGCAGCTGCCCAACTACGATCTGTATGCTGTCATTAACCACTATGGAGGCATGATCGGTGGCCACTACACTGCCTGTGCACGCCTGCCCAATGATCGTAGCAGTCAGCGCAGTGACGTGG GCTGGCGCTTGTTTGATGACAGCACGGTGACAACGGTAGACGAGAGCCAGGTCGTGACACGTTATGCCTATGTACTCTTCTATCGCCGGCGGAACTCTCCTGTGGAGAGGCCCCCCAGGGCAGGTCACTCTGAGCACCACCCAGACCTAGGCCCTGCAGCCGAGGCTGCTGCCAGCCAG GCTTCCCGGATTtggcaggagctggaggctgaggaggagccGGTGCCTGAGGGGCCTGGGCCCATGGGTCCCTGGGGGCCCCAAGACTGGGTGGGCCCCCCACCACGTGGCCCTACCACACCAGATGAGGGCTGCCTCCGGTACTTTGTCCTGGGCACCGTGGCAGCTTTGGTGGCCCTCGTGCTCAACGTGTTCTATCCTCTGGTATCCCAGAGTCGCTGGAGATGA